The following proteins are encoded in a genomic region of Melopsittacus undulatus isolate bMelUnd1 chromosome 8, bMelUnd1.mat.Z, whole genome shotgun sequence:
- the CCDC70 gene encoding LOW QUALITY PROTEIN: coiled-coil domain-containing protein 70 (The sequence of the model RefSeq protein was modified relative to this genomic sequence to represent the inferred CDS: inserted 2 bases in 1 codon; substituted 4 bases at 4 genomic stop codons), whose amino-acid sequence MSVSLLKFQAGKKEEWSKQSSEILAFYCSETQNESFQANLSNLEKKQLCRILKKEKRNFKKEIKAFCHAHKNFHEIKAFHKETKAKALWKEIRIFREKNKSCMEEIKNVLEDSNTQDSILHEIRDFQIXKKKRVSQEQAGNVQXKLEKIWKKMKAAKENIEVLEERNKAGQEAVRASLKQNEDTQEKNKSLXEKNKILQGKYKALQENNKAFWKDYEXFWKKNKIWEEELAITISKLILWEECIAPGQNDWRIQKEEGALWDVMKVLRNVYIPPGEEKLQEIGENNLCGNYGPDVDSRNKTLEXIKRSEAQLHLQ is encoded by the exons ATGTCTGTGTCACTCCTGAAGttccaagcaggaaaaaaag AAGAATGGAGCAAACAAAGTAGTGAAATACTTGCTTTCTACTGTTCAGAGACACAGAACGAGAGCTTCCAGGCAAACTTGTCCAACTTAGAgaagaagcagctttgcaggattttgaaaaaagagaaaaggaacttcaagaaggaaattaaaGCCTTCTGTCATGCCCATAAGAATTTCCATGAGATCAAAGCGTTTCATAAAGAGACCAAAGCTAAAGCCCTATGGAAGGAAATAAGGATCTTCAGGGAAAAGAACAAGTCTTGCATGGAAGAAATTAAGAATGTTTTAGAAGACAGCAATACACAAGACAGCATCCTACACGAGATTAGGGACttccagatttaaaaaaaaaaaagggtttccCAAGAACAAGCTGGTAACGTTCAGTAAAAGCTTGAaaaaatctggaagaaaatgaaggctGCTAAGGAGAATATTGAGGTTCTTGAAGAAAGGAATAAGGCTGGTCAGGAAGCAGTCAGAGCTTCCCTAAAACAGAATGAAGATACccaagaaaagaataaatccctgtaagagaagaacaaaatcCTGCAGGGAAAGTATAAAGCTCTGCAGGAAAATAACAAGGCTTTCTGGAAGGACTATGA TTTCTGGAAGAAGAACAAGATCTGGGAGGAAGAGTTGGccatcacaatcagcaaacTGATTCTCTGGGAAGAATGTATAGCTCCTGGGCAGAATGACTGGAGGAttcaaaaggaagaaggagCTCTATGGGATGTAATGAAAGTCCTGAGAAATGTATATATTCCtccaggagaagaaaaactacAGGAAATAGGAGAGAACAATCTTTGTGGCAATTATGGTCCAGATGTGGACAGTAGAAATAAAACACTGGAGTAAATTAAGAGATCTGAAGCACAACTTCACCTCCAATGA